The following coding sequences are from one Megamonas funiformis window:
- a CDS encoding formate--tetrahydrofolate ligase — MKTDVQIAQEAIMEPIGKIAQHLEIPEDELELYGKYKAKISLNYWNTTLQQKENGKLILVTAINPTPAGEGKTTTSIGLGDALHKLGKKTAIALREPSLGPCFGMKGGAAGGGYAQVVPMEDINLHFTGDFHAITSAHNLLAAVIDNHIQQGNALDLDVRRITWKRVVDLNDRALRNIICGLGGKAHGVPRETGFDITVASEMMAILCLTSDLEDMKKRLGNIIIGYTRSGRPVRAEELNVTGALTLLFKDAIKPNLVQTLEGTPALIHGGPFANIAHGCNSVMATKYALKMADYTVTEAGFGADLGAEKFLDIKCRFTGFKPDAIVVVATIRALKMHGGLAKTELATENIEALKKGMTNLAKHIENIQKFGLPIVVAINAFPTDTENELQELKALCESMGASVSISEAWAKGGEGAIDLAQKVIEATEKPSNFQYMYDVNDSIKDKINAIATKIYGADGVNYTPAVEKTIAEFEAEGLDKMPICMAKTQYSLSDDQFKLGAPTGFKITVRELRISAGAGFIVALTGNILTMPGLPKKPAAENMDIDINGKITGLF, encoded by the coding sequence ATGAAAACAGACGTGCAAATTGCTCAAGAAGCTATTATGGAACCTATTGGTAAAATTGCTCAACATCTTGAAATTCCAGAAGATGAACTTGAATTATACGGAAAATATAAAGCTAAAATTTCTTTAAACTATTGGAACACAACTCTCCAACAAAAAGAAAATGGTAAACTTATTCTTGTAACAGCAATTAATCCAACTCCTGCTGGTGAAGGTAAAACAACTACTAGCATTGGTCTTGGCGATGCTCTTCATAAACTCGGCAAAAAAACTGCAATCGCTCTTCGTGAACCTTCCTTAGGTCCATGCTTTGGTATGAAAGGCGGTGCCGCTGGCGGTGGTTATGCTCAAGTAGTGCCAATGGAAGATATCAATCTTCATTTCACTGGCGATTTCCACGCTATAACATCTGCTCACAATTTACTTGCTGCTGTTATCGATAACCATATCCAACAGGGCAATGCTCTTGATTTAGATGTTCGTCGCATCACTTGGAAACGCGTTGTCGATTTAAATGACCGTGCTCTTCGCAATATCATCTGTGGTTTAGGTGGTAAAGCTCATGGCGTACCACGCGAAACTGGTTTTGATATCACTGTTGCATCTGAAATGATGGCTATTTTATGTTTGACTTCTGACCTTGAAGACATGAAAAAACGTCTTGGCAATATCATCATTGGTTACACTAGAAGCGGTCGTCCTGTTCGCGCTGAAGAATTAAATGTAACAGGTGCTTTAACTTTATTATTCAAAGATGCAATTAAACCAAACCTTGTACAAACTCTTGAAGGCACTCCTGCTCTTATCCATGGTGGCCCTTTTGCCAATATCGCTCATGGTTGCAATAGTGTAATGGCTACTAAATACGCTTTAAAAATGGCTGATTATACTGTTACTGAAGCAGGTTTTGGTGCTGACCTTGGTGCTGAAAAATTCCTTGATATCAAATGTCGTTTCACTGGATTTAAACCTGATGCAATAGTAGTTGTTGCTACTATTCGCGCTTTAAAAATGCATGGCGGACTTGCAAAAACTGAACTTGCTACTGAAAATATCGAAGCACTCAAAAAAGGTATGACTAACCTTGCTAAACATATTGAAAACATTCAAAAATTCGGTTTACCAATCGTTGTAGCTATAAATGCTTTCCCTACTGATACAGAAAATGAACTTCAAGAATTAAAAGCTCTTTGCGAATCTATGGGTGCTTCTGTAAGCATTTCCGAAGCTTGGGCAAAAGGTGGCGAAGGTGCTATCGACCTTGCTCAAAAAGTTATTGAAGCAACTGAAAAACCATCTAACTTCCAATACATGTATGACGTAAATGATTCTATCAAAGATAAAATCAATGCAATCGCTACAAAAATCTATGGTGCTGATGGCGTAAACTACACACCTGCTGTAGAAAAAACTATCGCTGAATTTGAAGCTGAAGGTCTTGATAAAATGCCAATCTGCATGGCAAAAACTCAATATTCCTTAAGTGATGACCAATTCAAATTAGGTGCACCAACAGGATTTAAAATCACTGTTCGCGAACTTCGCATTAGTGCAGGCGCAGGCTTTATCGTAGCCTTAACAGGTAATATCTTAACAATGCCTGGTCTTCCTAAAAAACCTGCTGCTGAAAATATGGATATCGATATTAACGGAAAAATTACTGGTTTATTCTAA
- a CDS encoding MFS transporter yields MAQKTYNTMAVLSLILLSFILGTSEFIIVGILPDIAKDINCSLTMAGNLISVFAFAYAIGTPFITAAVSAYNRYYVLLILAICFILGNFLCALASNYYILVLARIITVIISGTILSISMTFASEIATVQYQPKVISWIFAGFSIASVFGVPIGTIICQIFSWQMTFILLSVVSICILLMLWHYLPNVGSGQKTNLCNQFILLKSMRINYGMLIVICGAAGSYVFYTYLTPILQQYIQIPISMTSLVLSLFGISTIISNLLSGRIASLGGMKKMPMVYFLQALCLLALIFTSYHLVLGLINILLMGVIMYLQNSPAQLHFLKTATREKPEAITLASALNPVSFNTGIALGSACGGIIINFAPMPFVGLGGAIFAIIAMIINLRLLKNMTKFNKRG; encoded by the coding sequence ATGGCACAAAAAACATATAATACTATGGCTGTCTTAAGTTTAATTTTATTGAGTTTCATTTTAGGAACGAGTGAATTTATAATTGTGGGTATTTTACCTGATATAGCGAAAGACATAAATTGTTCGTTGACTATGGCGGGTAATTTAATTTCAGTTTTTGCTTTTGCTTATGCAATAGGCACACCGTTTATCACAGCAGCAGTTAGTGCTTATAACAGATATTATGTATTATTGATATTAGCAATATGTTTTATCTTAGGAAATTTTTTATGTGCTTTAGCGAGTAATTATTATATTTTAGTATTAGCCAGAATTATAACTGTGATAATTTCAGGAACAATATTATCTATTTCGATGACATTTGCTTCTGAAATAGCGACTGTTCAATATCAACCAAAAGTCATCAGTTGGATTTTTGCAGGTTTTAGTATAGCCTCTGTTTTTGGTGTGCCTATAGGTACGATTATTTGTCAAATATTTAGTTGGCAAATGACTTTTATATTATTATCTGTAGTTAGTATATGTATTTTATTGATGTTGTGGCATTATTTACCAAATGTGGGCAGTGGACAAAAAACAAATTTATGTAATCAATTTATTTTATTGAAAAGTATGCGTATAAATTATGGTATGCTTATTGTAATTTGTGGTGCTGCTGGAAGTTATGTATTTTATACATATCTGACACCGATTTTACAGCAATATATACAAATTCCTATTTCTATGACAAGTTTAGTATTGAGCTTATTTGGCATTAGTACGATTATCAGTAATTTACTTTCAGGAAGAATAGCTAGTTTAGGTGGCATGAAGAAAATGCCAATGGTATATTTCTTACAAGCTCTATGTTTGCTTGCACTTATTTTTACTAGTTATCATTTAGTTTTAGGTTTGATAAATATTTTGCTAATGGGTGTGATAATGTATTTACAAAATTCACCAGCGCAATTGCATTTTTTGAAGACAGCAACAAGAGAAAAACCAGAAGCTATAACTTTAGCTTCTGCATTAAATCCTGTATCTTTTAATACAGGTATAGCACTAGGCTCAGCTTGTGGTGGAATAATCATAAATTTTGCACCTATGCCTTTTGTTGGTCTAGGTGGTGCGATTTTTGCCATTATCGCTATGATTATCAATCTTAGATTGTTAAAAAATATGACTAAATTTAATAAAAGAGGATAA
- a CDS encoding ATP-dependent DNA helicase: MQSKLEAKCLREIGEKVYSFFFENPEMENNNLEFREGQSEMACEIVDAISQKKNLVVEAGVGIGKSFAYLVPLIYYNYYLQKPVVIATSTITLQEQLQGDIRYIMEKLQIFPEVLLAKGMTNFICRYHFKRFFDDRTNLKQYEKIYECINQGGKEPSDWNIELPLDLWQKFRIKNYNYRECKYCEYRDVCHYHNLRLNLKKTKGIIICNQDMLTTDLRLKREMKDGLFTEELSLIVVDEAHNLEDKVRSSYTDMLTRKQLVNTLKRCYLSIKKIPPNLAKNIDGVFSDIDKIFRIIDKQIKYQIQQAQKQHQDADRFKINIPIDLLQNVYKIAEAIMIAHAVSIRKTGGKINSDMEIILDFFKAWQDEKNYIVWSEEAKNPIIYLCPTNVNEKINELFFGDRVKLRKNFHTIFTSATLTNLASEDLTKAYSYFIQNTMFPINDSILSEVKYSPFAYDKHAKLFYTDDITSPSKDRGKFIDESIDLVKKILDISQGKALILFTSKADMNAVYTRLKALNLNYTLIKQNEISSQQQLIHKFKQDVSSVLLGTGVFWEGISIEGIALSNLIIYKLPFPLPEPIINEKCKRSKNPLEEVLVPEMIIKLKQGVGRLIRNKTDKGIVSIIDSRLGDKSKASYKEKVWQALPIKQRTNSLKELQSFYDNL, from the coding sequence GTGCAATCAAAATTAGAAGCTAAATGTTTACGAGAGATTGGAGAAAAAGTATATAGTTTTTTCTTTGAAAATCCTGAAATGGAAAATAATAATTTAGAATTTCGTGAAGGTCAATCAGAGATGGCTTGTGAAATAGTAGATGCCATAAGTCAAAAGAAAAATCTAGTGGTAGAAGCAGGTGTAGGGATTGGAAAATCTTTTGCTTATTTAGTGCCACTTATTTATTACAATTATTATTTACAAAAACCAGTGGTAATAGCTACTTCAACTATAACTTTGCAAGAACAATTACAAGGTGATATACGCTATATCATGGAGAAATTACAAATATTTCCAGAAGTTTTATTGGCTAAAGGTATGACTAATTTTATTTGTAGATATCATTTTAAAAGATTTTTTGATGATAGAACAAATTTAAAGCAATATGAAAAAATATATGAATGTATAAATCAAGGTGGCAAAGAGCCAAGTGATTGGAATATTGAACTTCCTTTAGATTTATGGCAGAAGTTTAGAATTAAAAATTATAATTATCGTGAATGTAAATATTGTGAATATCGAGATGTTTGTCATTACCATAATTTACGTTTAAATTTGAAAAAGACAAAGGGCATAATTATTTGCAATCAAGATATGCTCACTACTGATTTGCGTTTAAAGCGAGAGATGAAAGATGGTTTATTTACTGAAGAATTAAGCTTGATTGTTGTTGATGAAGCTCATAATTTAGAAGATAAAGTGCGTTCTTCATATACAGATATGTTGACTAGAAAGCAATTGGTAAATACATTGAAAAGATGCTATTTAAGCATAAAAAAAATACCACCTAATTTAGCTAAAAATATAGATGGTGTATTTAGCGACATAGATAAAATTTTTAGGATAATAGATAAGCAGATAAAATATCAAATACAACAGGCACAAAAACAACATCAAGATGCTGATAGATTTAAGATAAATATACCGATTGATTTATTGCAAAATGTATATAAAATAGCAGAAGCAATAATGATAGCACATGCTGTAAGTATTCGTAAAACTGGCGGAAAAATCAATAGTGATATGGAGATTATTTTAGACTTTTTCAAAGCATGGCAAGATGAAAAAAACTATATTGTCTGGTCTGAAGAGGCTAAAAATCCAATAATATATCTTTGTCCTACAAATGTAAATGAAAAAATCAATGAATTATTTTTTGGCGATAGAGTAAAATTGAGAAAAAATTTCCATACAATTTTTACTTCGGCAACTTTGACAAATTTAGCCAGTGAAGATTTGACGAAAGCATATAGTTATTTTATACAAAATACAATGTTTCCAATAAATGATAGCATATTATCAGAAGTGAAATATTCGCCATTTGCTTATGATAAACATGCAAAACTTTTTTATACAGATGATATTACAAGCCCTAGTAAAGATAGAGGAAAATTCATTGATGAAAGCATAGATTTAGTGAAAAAAATATTGGATATTTCTCAAGGAAAGGCTTTGATTTTGTTTACATCTAAAGCGGATATGAATGCTGTATATACAAGGCTAAAAGCTTTGAATTTAAATTATACTTTAATTAAACAAAATGAAATATCTTCACAACAACAATTAATTCATAAATTTAAGCAAGATGTAAGTTCTGTGTTACTAGGAACAGGAGTTTTTTGGGAAGGTATAAGCATAGAAGGTATAGCACTTTCGAATTTAATTATTTATAAATTGCCATTCCCACTGCCAGAACCAATCATCAATGAAAAATGTAAACGCAGTAAAAATCCTTTAGAGGAAGTATTGGTTCCAGAAATGATTATTAAATTAAAACAAGGTGTAGGTAGATTAATACGCAATAAAACAGATAAAGGCATAGTATCTATCATTGATTCACGTTTAGGTGATAAATCAAAGGCAAGTTATAAAGAAAAAGTATGGCAAGCTTTGCCGATAAAACAAAGAACAAATAGCTTAAAAGAATTACAAAGTTTTTATGATAATTTATGA
- a CDS encoding 4-hydroxybenzoate octaprenyltransferase: MSKLSAHINNIALHHSVFALPFAYMGLFLAAKGIPTFHDFLWVTLAMIGARSSALAMDNLVDLKFDKQQNRMSKRPLVTGAIKPIEVIILIIVSLCIFLYSASQLAPICLKLTPICLFFLLFYPYTKRFTFLCHYFLGVALAMAPAGGYIAVTGELPFGIILLSGGVCLWIGSFDVIYGSQDRQFDLDHKLHSMATQFGVANAHKIAAFFHFISILCFIGAGIYFDLSFIYYIGVLIAILTLIYQHSLITPYDFSRLTQVYFMRNGIVSIVIFVFTLIDILS; the protein is encoded by the coding sequence TTGAGTAAATTATCTGCTCATATTAATAATATAGCTCTTCATCATTCTGTATTTGCCCTACCCTTTGCTTATATGGGATTATTCCTTGCGGCAAAGGGTATCCCTACTTTTCACGATTTTTTATGGGTAACACTTGCAATGATAGGAGCTAGAAGCTCTGCTTTAGCTATGGACAATCTTGTCGATTTGAAATTTGATAAACAACAAAATCGCATGTCCAAACGTCCATTAGTTACTGGAGCAATTAAACCTATTGAAGTAATTATCCTCATCATCGTCAGTCTATGTATATTTTTATATTCTGCTAGTCAACTAGCTCCTATTTGTCTAAAATTAACACCAATTTGTTTATTTTTCTTATTATTTTATCCGTATACGAAAAGATTTACTTTTCTTTGTCATTATTTTTTAGGTGTAGCTTTAGCCATGGCACCTGCTGGTGGATATATCGCTGTTACAGGTGAATTGCCATTTGGTATTATTTTATTAAGTGGTGGCGTTTGTTTATGGATTGGTAGTTTTGATGTAATTTACGGTAGTCAAGACCGCCAATTTGATTTAGACCATAAACTTCATTCTATGGCAACACAATTTGGTGTAGCTAATGCTCATAAAATAGCAGCTTTTTTCCATTTTATTTCTATTTTATGTTTTATCGGTGCTGGAATCTATTTTGATTTATCGTTTATCTATTATATTGGTGTATTAATAGCTATCTTGACATTAATTTATCAACATAGCCTCATCACTCCATATGATTTCAGTCGTTTAACTCAAGTTTATTTCATGCGCAATGGCATTGTTTCTATTGTCATTTTTGTATTTACATTAATCGATATTTTAAGTTAA
- the folD gene encoding bifunctional methylenetetrahydrofolate dehydrogenase/methenyltetrahydrofolate cyclohydrolase FolD encodes MSAQILSGKIFASEFKEEAKKQVLALKEQYNITPGLAVIIVGENPASKVYVNNKHRTCEEVGIYSEVISMPADTTKEQLIAKIDELNYRQEIHGILVQLPLPEAITKEEADILNAICPLKDVDGFHPVNVGKLMIGQDDGMIPCTPYGCLKMLQSAKINIDGAHAVIVGRSNIVGKPMGQLLLAQNATVTICHSHTHNLKEICRSADILVAAVGRPHFITADMIKPGATVIDVGINRIAPKKLVGDVDFDNAVEVAGAITPVPGGVGLLTIAMLMQNTINAAKLQLAK; translated from the coding sequence TTGAGTGCACAAATTTTATCCGGAAAAATATTTGCTAGTGAATTTAAAGAAGAAGCAAAAAAACAAGTTTTAGCTTTAAAAGAACAATATAATATCACTCCTGGTCTTGCTGTAATTATCGTTGGTGAAAATCCAGCTTCTAAAGTTTACGTAAATAATAAACATCGTACTTGCGAAGAAGTTGGTATCTATTCTGAAGTTATAAGCATGCCTGCTGATACAACAAAAGAACAACTCATCGCCAAAATTGATGAATTAAATTACCGCCAAGAAATTCATGGTATTTTAGTTCAATTACCACTTCCAGAAGCTATTACTAAAGAAGAAGCAGATATTTTAAATGCTATTTGCCCATTAAAAGATGTTGATGGCTTCCACCCTGTTAATGTTGGTAAATTGATGATTGGACAAGACGATGGTATGATACCTTGTACTCCATATGGTTGTTTAAAAATGCTTCAATCTGCTAAAATCAATATAGATGGCGCACATGCTGTTATCGTTGGTCGCAGTAATATTGTGGGTAAACCTATGGGACAATTATTACTCGCTCAAAATGCTACAGTTACTATCTGTCATTCACATACTCACAACCTCAAAGAAATTTGTCGTTCTGCTGATATTCTAGTGGCAGCTGTGGGCAGACCTCATTTTATCACTGCTGATATGATAAAACCTGGTGCTACTGTAATTGATGTTGGTATCAACCGCATTGCACCTAAAAAATTAGTTGGTGATGTAGACTTTGATAATGCTGTAGAAGTAGCTGGTGCTATCACACCTGTACCTGGTGGTGTAGGTCTTCTCACTATAGCTATGCTCATGCAAAATACTATCAATGCTGCAAAATTACAACTTGCTAAATAA
- a CDS encoding L-lactate MFS transporter, with the protein MKNRWLIALSAIGIHICIGSVYAWSVLTKPIMAQMGFSLQETTWTFSIAILFLGLSAGFLGTFVEKNGPRISGLTATAFFGIGMFGTALALHLQSLILLYICYGVIGGIGLGIGYITPVSTLVKYFPKRRGFATGLAIMGFGFASLIAGPIMQILVSNFGLVTNFVILGCAYILIMGASSLYLAPPPKEFVEKYLPTTVKTSNSVVEIKQYSVAEATRDWKFYALWWIFFTNITCGIGLLAVASPMAQEVVHMSPIAAASMVGVIGLINGFGRIAWSSVSDYIGRRNTYILFFLIEIFAFYALANTTEAFFFQLLVLIIVSCYGGGFSCMPAYLSDLFGTKQLSAIHGRILTAWGMAGIAGPLLLSFIRETTQSYALCLYVFAFLFIISFIIAIILKIKTTKKEKLISSKTIA; encoded by the coding sequence ATGAAAAACAGATGGCTTATCGCATTATCCGCAATTGGTATTCATATTTGTATTGGTAGTGTTTATGCTTGGAGCGTACTCACTAAGCCAATCATGGCTCAAATGGGCTTTAGTCTTCAAGAAACTACATGGACATTTTCTATTGCAATTTTATTTTTAGGTTTATCCGCTGGTTTTTTAGGAACATTTGTTGAAAAAAATGGCCCTCGTATTAGTGGACTTACTGCCACTGCCTTCTTTGGTATTGGTATGTTTGGTACAGCTTTAGCTCTTCATCTACAAAGCCTTATTTTACTTTACATCTGCTATGGTGTAATCGGTGGTATTGGTCTTGGTATTGGATATATCACTCCTGTTTCCACTCTTGTAAAATATTTCCCTAAAAGACGTGGATTTGCTACAGGTCTTGCTATCATGGGATTTGGTTTTGCAAGTTTAATTGCTGGCCCTATCATGCAAATTCTCGTTAGCAATTTTGGCTTAGTAACTAACTTCGTCATTTTAGGCTGTGCTTATATATTAATCATGGGAGCTTCTTCTTTATATCTCGCTCCTCCACCAAAAGAATTCGTAGAAAAATATTTACCTACAACTGTTAAAACTTCTAATTCTGTGGTTGAAATAAAACAATATAGCGTAGCTGAAGCTACTCGCGATTGGAAATTCTATGCACTTTGGTGGATATTCTTCACTAATATTACTTGTGGTATTGGTCTTTTAGCTGTAGCTTCTCCTATGGCTCAAGAAGTAGTTCATATGAGCCCAATTGCTGCTGCTTCCATGGTTGGCGTTATTGGACTTATCAATGGTTTTGGTCGTATCGCTTGGTCTAGCGTTTCCGATTATATCGGTCGTAGAAATACTTATATTTTATTTTTCTTGATTGAAATTTTTGCTTTCTATGCACTTGCTAATACAACTGAAGCCTTTTTCTTCCAATTATTAGTTTTAATCATTGTTTCTTGCTATGGTGGTGGCTTCTCTTGTATGCCAGCTTATTTAAGCGATTTATTTGGCACAAAACAATTAAGCGCTATTCATGGCAGAATTCTCACAGCTTGGGGCATGGCTGGTATCGCAGGACCACTTTTATTATCCTTTATTCGTGAAACAACTCAAAGTTATGCACTTTGCCTCTATGTATTCGCATTTTTATTTATTATCAGCTTCATCATAGCTATAATATTAAAAATAAAAACAACTAAAAAAGAAAAACTCATTTCAAGCAAAACTATTGCTTAA